A region of Hydrogenobacter sp. DNA encodes the following proteins:
- a CDS encoding nucleotidyltransferase domain-containing protein yields MRSITGKDLKVYLYGSYARGDFDQQSDLDILI; encoded by the coding sequence TTGAGAAGTATAACAGGAAAAGACCTGAAGGTGTACCTCTATGGTTCTTATGCGAGGGGCGATTTTGACCAACAGTCAGACCTTGACATACTTATATAG
- a CDS encoding mechanosensitive ion channel family protein: protein MIYKTLRIPSILWVFALSLYLTLYFSEYLQKHKKYIVAVEKFIEGVIILSVTFVIADAVIEIIRFYVRKANISLPPTALIFALIKATILALGIITLLSSFGIPVTHFITTLGVGALAVSLALQGTLSNFFSGLNLIASRQVEVGDFIKLENGEEGFVQDITWMNTVIKRRDNNLIIVPNSRLVSSIIINHRKPDPSMALVIPMGVSYSSDLEKVEEVTVRIAKEVQKSVQGADPNFEPFIRYSNFGDFSINFSVILRVLDPDAQFLVRHEFIKRIKREYEKEGIDIPFPIRKIYLEKDINL, encoded by the coding sequence GTGATCTACAAGACGTTAAGAATACCATCTATACTATGGGTATTCGCTTTGTCTCTCTATTTGACCCTCTACTTTTCTGAATATCTTCAAAAACACAAAAAGTACATTGTAGCTGTAGAAAAATTTATAGAAGGTGTAATAATACTCTCGGTAACTTTTGTCATTGCCGATGCAGTTATAGAAATTATCAGGTTTTATGTAAGGAAAGCCAATATATCGCTACCTCCAACCGCTCTCATATTTGCTCTGATAAAAGCTACAATACTTGCCTTAGGTATAATTACTCTTCTCAGTTCCTTTGGAATACCTGTTACACACTTTATAACTACCTTAGGGGTTGGTGCTTTAGCGGTGTCTTTAGCCCTACAAGGAACTCTGTCTAATTTCTTTTCAGGTTTGAACCTAATAGCTTCAAGACAGGTAGAGGTAGGTGACTTTATAAAACTTGAAAACGGTGAGGAGGGTTTTGTTCAAGATATAACTTGGATGAATACGGTTATAAAGAGGAGGGATAATAACCTCATTATAGTACCCAATTCAAGGCTTGTCAGTTCCATAATAATAAATCATAGGAAGCCCGATCCATCCATGGCTTTGGTCATTCCTATGGGTGTAAGTTACTCTTCGGATCTTGAGAAGGTTGAAGAAGTAACCGTTCGCATAGCAAAGGAGGTACAAAAAAGTGTGCAAGGAGCCGATCCAAACTTTGAACCTTTCATAAGATACAGCAATTTTGGAGACTTTAGCATAAACTTCAGTGTTATTCTCAGAGTACTTGATCCTGACGCTCAGTTTTTGGTTAGGCACGAGTTTATAAAGAGGATAAAGAGGGAATACGAAAAAGAGGGAATAGACATTCCCTTCCCTATTAGAAAGATTTACTTGGAAAAAGATATAAATTTATGA
- a CDS encoding slipin family protein, translating into MMRGALEVLPFILFFAVVFAFIFGSELIKILGGFIMGLSPFVVILVAVVLFLAVSIKIVPEYQRAVIFRLGRVIGAKGPGLFILIPVIDRMVKMDLRTVTLDVPTQDIITRDNVSVSVDAVVYFRVVDPVKAVVEVENYYYATSQIAQTTLRSVCGSVELDELLAEREKLNITLQEIIDRQTDPWGVKVVSVELKKIDLPEELRRAMARQAEAERERRAKIITAEAEYQAAQRLADAAKILSSEPLALQLRYLETIQTVSTKPGNTLLIPIPFEMLKFLDKNEEKIQGKS; encoded by the coding sequence ATGATGAGGGGAGCGCTTGAAGTTTTACCCTTTATACTGTTCTTTGCTGTAGTTTTTGCTTTCATTTTTGGCAGCGAGCTTATAAAAATCTTGGGAGGTTTTATTATGGGTCTATCACCTTTTGTGGTGATCCTCGTGGCAGTTGTACTTTTTCTTGCGGTTAGTATTAAGATAGTGCCTGAATACCAAAGAGCGGTTATCTTCCGACTTGGGAGAGTCATAGGAGCAAAGGGTCCAGGGCTTTTCATACTCATACCTGTAATAGATAGGATGGTTAAGATGGATCTACGGACTGTGACTCTTGATGTTCCCACACAGGATATCATAACCAGAGACAACGTATCGGTAAGTGTGGATGCGGTGGTATACTTCAGAGTAGTGGATCCCGTAAAAGCGGTGGTTGAAGTGGAAAATTACTATTATGCAACATCTCAGATAGCACAGACTACATTAAGAAGCGTTTGCGGTTCTGTGGAACTGGACGAGTTACTTGCTGAAAGGGAAAAGCTTAATATAACCCTTCAGGAGATCATTGACAGACAAACGGATCCATGGGGTGTAAAGGTGGTATCCGTTGAACTCAAAAAGATAGATCTTCCCGAAGAACTGAGGCGTGCTATGGCGAGGCAGGCTGAAGCAGAAAGAGAAAGGAGGGCAAAGATCATAACCGCTGAAGCTGAGTATCAGGCAGCACAAAGATTGGCGGATGCTGCCAAAATCCTCTCTTCCGAACCTCTCGCACTTCAATTGAGATACTTAGAAACTATACAGACGGTAAGTACTAAGCCTGGCAATACTCTACTCATTCCCATACCTTTTGAGATGCTGAAATTTTTAGACAAGAATGAAGAAAAAATACAGGGTAAAAGTTAA
- a CDS encoding DUF58 domain-containing protein: MKKKYRVKVNRIGIVFIGITVFFGVAAVNTSNNLLYLIVSSMLSFMLTSGLLSLYNLRGLTLKLIPPAEVYAGRYETFRLIVENGKIFPSFLISFPSKLKRETLPVIFKRAETTVDLYFESRGFYESVRLTVATTFPVGLFERYYVEDVPLNLVVFPALSPAELKVYDHRDTKRSGESLFSLTKGYDEVHSIREYKGEPVKLIHWKASAKTGSLYVKDTYSQEKSPVVLSLELVDGNTEEKISKLSYLVVKLIREGYPVGLKIGENFIKPATGEIHKRKLLTTLALFK, from the coding sequence ATGAAGAAAAAATACAGGGTAAAAGTTAATCGTATAGGGATAGTGTTTATAGGTATAACGGTGTTCTTTGGAGTCGCAGCAGTTAACACCTCAAACAACTTACTCTACCTTATAGTATCCTCCATGCTATCCTTTATGCTGACATCAGGCTTACTTTCCCTTTACAATTTGAGAGGTCTAACCCTGAAGCTTATACCACCTGCGGAGGTTTACGCAGGCAGATACGAAACTTTTAGATTAATTGTCGAAAATGGAAAGATCTTCCCTTCCTTTCTCATATCTTTCCCTTCAAAACTCAAAAGGGAGACGCTTCCTGTTATATTTAAAAGGGCAGAAACAACTGTGGATCTTTATTTTGAGAGTAGAGGTTTCTACGAGAGCGTACGGCTTACTGTAGCAACGACCTTTCCAGTAGGATTATTTGAAAGATATTATGTAGAAGATGTTCCACTTAACCTTGTTGTATTTCCTGCACTTTCCCCTGCAGAACTGAAAGTTTATGATCATAGGGATACAAAGAGGAGTGGAGAAAGTCTTTTTAGTCTTACGAAGGGTTATGACGAGGTTCATTCCATAAGGGAATACAAAGGTGAACCCGTAAAGTTGATCCATTGGAAAGCTTCTGCCAAAACAGGCAGTCTTTACGTAAAGGATACGTATTCGCAGGAGAAAAGCCCTGTAGTGCTTTCCCTTGAATTGGTTGATGGTAATACGGAAGAGAAAATTTCTAAGCTATCTTATCTAGTTGTGAAACTCATTCGTGAAGGCTATCCGGTGGGACTAAAAATTGGTGAGAACTTTATAAAGCCCGCAACCGGTGAAATACATAAAAGGAAGCTACTCACAACTTTAGCCCTCTTCAAATAA
- the pheA gene encoding prephenate dehydratase, whose protein sequence is MEELGTWRKEIDRIDEEILRLLNERLGIAQKIGELKKASGLEIHVPEREREIFERLMKLNKELYGGKFPEEALFHIYREIISACLAVEKPLRVAYLGPKATFTHQAALEYFGFSVHYLPVSTIRDVFNEVDLCRADYGVVPVENTIEGVVNYTLDMFLEYDLKIVGEVVIPIRLHLLSNLPSLESVKRIYSHRHALAQCRTWIDKNLPKVQIVETESTARACEIVLELEDSAAIASEVASYTYHLNILAENIQESPNNFTRFLIVGNRNMRRTGKDKTSLILAVRNQPGDLYKTLESFYLYGVNLTKIESRPSKKKAWDYVFFVDLDGHMEDENVKMALDKLTKENRIIKILGSYPKALFEEG, encoded by the coding sequence ATGGAAGAACTTGGGACTTGGCGCAAAGAGATAGATCGTATAGATGAAGAGATTCTAAGATTACTGAACGAAAGACTCGGTATAGCTCAAAAGATAGGTGAACTGAAAAAGGCTTCTGGTCTTGAAATCCACGTTCCCGAAAGGGAGAGGGAGATCTTTGAGAGACTTATGAAACTAAACAAGGAACTTTACGGTGGGAAGTTTCCGGAAGAGGCACTATTTCATATATACAGAGAGATCATCTCAGCTTGTCTGGCGGTGGAAAAACCACTCAGAGTTGCCTACCTTGGACCCAAAGCTACCTTCACACATCAGGCTGCACTTGAGTATTTTGGCTTTTCTGTACACTACCTTCCTGTAAGTACCATAAGGGACGTCTTTAACGAGGTGGATCTGTGTAGGGCTGATTACGGAGTTGTACCTGTGGAAAATACCATAGAGGGGGTTGTCAATTACACCCTTGACATGTTTTTGGAGTACGATCTTAAGATAGTTGGTGAAGTGGTCATTCCCATAAGACTTCATCTCCTCTCCAATCTTCCAAGTTTAGAAAGCGTAAAGAGAATATATTCGCATAGGCACGCTTTGGCTCAGTGTAGAACTTGGATAGACAAAAATCTTCCAAAAGTTCAGATCGTTGAAACTGAAAGTACTGCAAGGGCATGCGAGATAGTTCTTGAACTTGAAGATTCTGCAGCTATTGCCAGTGAAGTAGCATCTTACACCTATCACCTGAATATACTTGCGGAAAATATACAAGAAAGTCCCAACAACTTTACGAGATTTCTCATAGTAGGAAACAGGAACATGAGAAGAACAGGGAAGGACAAAACAAGCCTCATCCTGGCTGTCAGAAACCAACCGGGTGACCTTTACAAAACGCTTGAGAGTTTTTACCTTTACGGGGTTAACTTAACAAAGATAGAGTCAAGACCTTCCAAAAAAAAGGCGTGGGATTACGTATTCTTCGTGGATCTGGATGGGCATATGGAAGATGAAAACGTAAAGATGGCTCTTGACAAACTTACAAAGGAGAATCGCATTATAAAAATACTCGGCTCTTACCCTAAAGCTTTATTTGAAGAGGGCTAA